Proteins encoded together in one Fundidesulfovibrio magnetotacticus window:
- a CDS encoding alkaline phosphatase family protein has protein sequence MQHHRNRLVILGLDGLPFSLARELCRAGKLPNLARVALSPNARALRAELPELSPVNWASLVTGRDPGGHGVFGFSRIDPAAYALSLTDSSAIAAPTLFERMGEKGLTSKVINLPGAYPARPIPGMLVAGFVAHDLQKAVHPPFLASILAGEGYVLEADTTRGASDPDYLLAQARATLRSRAKALDLFWPDLAWDLFMLVLTETDRIFHFFYPAVAEPLHALHGPFMEFMAEWDRVIGLFLDRYDALPEPKRLVVLADHGFTACKAEVDLNVWLMQKGLLSLREKGAGEYDSSVIAPHQTAAFALDPGRVYINCKERFARGVFHQYVADKLRAEIKAGLEELTVDGERVMAAVHDPRAIYSGPLAFKAPDLVCEPNPGFSLTGKFDRTELSGFYGRAGCHTAGDAFFFDSAASAPGRVSEAGRQLFAHFGLEP, from the coding sequence ATGCAACACCATCGCAACCGCCTGGTCATCCTGGGGCTCGACGGCCTGCCCTTCAGCCTCGCGCGGGAACTCTGCCGCGCCGGGAAGCTCCCCAACCTTGCCCGTGTGGCGCTCTCGCCCAACGCCCGCGCGCTGCGCGCCGAATTGCCCGAGCTCTCGCCCGTCAACTGGGCCAGCCTCGTCACCGGCCGGGACCCCGGCGGTCACGGCGTCTTCGGCTTCTCGCGCATCGACCCCGCCGCCTACGCCCTCTCGCTTACAGACTCCTCCGCCATCGCCGCGCCCACGCTCTTCGAGCGCATGGGCGAGAAGGGGCTCACCTCCAAGGTGATCAACCTCCCCGGGGCCTACCCCGCCCGGCCCATCCCGGGCATGCTCGTGGCCGGATTCGTGGCGCACGATCTTCAAAAGGCCGTTCATCCCCCCTTCCTGGCCTCCATCCTGGCCGGGGAGGGCTACGTGCTCGAAGCCGACACCACGCGCGGCGCCTCCGACCCCGACTACCTTTTGGCCCAGGCCCGGGCCACGCTGCGCTCCCGCGCCAAGGCCCTGGACCTCTTCTGGCCCGACCTCGCCTGGGACCTCTTCATGCTCGTGCTCACGGAGACCGACCGCATCTTCCATTTCTTCTATCCCGCCGTGGCCGAACCCCTGCACGCCCTGCACGGGCCCTTCATGGAGTTCATGGCCGAGTGGGACCGCGTGATCGGCCTGTTCCTGGACCGCTACGACGCCCTGCCGGAGCCAAAACGCCTGGTGGTCCTGGCCGATCACGGCTTCACCGCCTGCAAGGCCGAGGTGGACCTGAACGTCTGGCTCATGCAGAAGGGCCTGCTCTCCCTGCGCGAAAAGGGCGCGGGCGAATACGACAGCTCCGTCATCGCCCCGCACCAGACCGCCGCCTTCGCCCTGGACCCGGGGCGTGTCTACATCAACTGCAAGGAGCGCTTCGCCCGGGGCGTGTTCCACCAGTACGTGGCCGACAAGCTGCGCGCCGAGATCAAGGCCGGGCTGGAGGAGCTCACCGTGGACGGGGAAAGGGTCATGGCCGCCGTGCACGATCCCCGCGCCATCTACTCCGGCCCCCTGGCGTTCAAGGCCCCGGACCTGGTCTGCGAGCCCAATCCCGGCTTCTCGCTCACGGGGAAGTTCGACCGCACGGAGCTTTCCGGCTTTTACGGCCGCGCGGGCTGCCACACCGCCGGGGACGCCTTCTTCTTCGATTCGGCCGCCAGCGCTCCGGGGCGCGTGAGCGAGGCCGGACGCCAGCTTTTCGCCCACTTCGGCCTGGAGCCCTGA
- a CDS encoding M15 family metallopeptidase, which produces MRLMLRTLAIAVLVLNAWQALAADQLPPRFLRLRDLAPDIVQEMRYHGWHNFLGRPVKGYEDPECILTIDAAKALIAVHEELRASGLGVKVYDCYRPQRAVNDFVSWSQVPEDQITKDEFYPRVDKKDFFDLGYVAKKSGHSRGSTVDLTIIPWPPREGEAYTAGQRLMPCNAPYPERFRDNSLDMGTGFDCMDVLSHSLTPDIPFVAQSNRMLLRRLMENNGFSPYEQEWWHFTLRKEPFPDTYFDFPVTSARK; this is translated from the coding sequence ATGCGCCTGATGCTCCGCACGCTCGCGATCGCAGTGCTCGTCCTCAACGCCTGGCAGGCCCTGGCCGCCGACCAGCTCCCCCCGCGCTTCTTGCGCCTGCGCGACCTGGCCCCGGACATCGTCCAGGAGATGCGCTACCACGGCTGGCACAACTTCCTGGGCCGCCCCGTGAAAGGCTATGAAGACCCCGAGTGCATCCTGACCATCGACGCGGCCAAGGCCCTGATCGCCGTGCACGAGGAGCTGCGCGCCTCGGGCCTGGGCGTGAAGGTCTACGACTGCTACCGCCCCCAGCGCGCCGTGAACGACTTCGTGAGCTGGAGCCAGGTCCCGGAAGATCAGATCACCAAGGACGAATTCTACCCCCGGGTGGACAAGAAGGACTTCTTCGACCTGGGCTACGTGGCCAAGAAAAGCGGCCATTCGCGCGGCTCCACCGTGGACCTGACCATCATCCCCTGGCCGCCCCGCGAGGGCGAGGCCTACACGGCGGGGCAGCGGCTCATGCCCTGCAACGCCCCCTACCCGGAGCGCTTCCGCGACAACTCCCTGGACATGGGCACGGGCTTCGACTGCATGGACGTGCTGTCGCATTCGCTCACCCCGGATATCCCCTTCGTGGCCCAGAGCAACAGGATGCTCCTGCGCAGGCTGATGGAGAACAACGGCTTCTCCCCCTACGAGCAGGAGTGGTGGCACTTCACCCTGCGCAAGGAGCCCTTCCCCGACACCTACTTCGACTTTCCCGTGACCTCCGCCAGGAAGTGA
- a CDS encoding SPOR domain-containing protein translates to MKTLTALLTLCFAALAFQPRALAQDWQLRDICDLRKSPPAGRPAGCARLAADVLALLPEKAGPGNLALLADFSDNLEKAGAGWDNPCRDPGRCPDFAYSIRYAMVPRKEVTIPKDKVYTAYVCREGFSATGQDDGACRSKLVKVLREMIVRARKEGMFLALLKCGASEGEAVRPDGAGVMGFELMYAFVPLPGMISGPPSVPSAVSPTDPALGARQPLSQIAASAAAPAQEARKPAPQGAQPPVPAQVPTPAPAPAPAQPPVYPPELHGADGEVVFQVAALPTLVQAEAVADRLASQGVETSFEQAQVNGRDVYRVLARSSGSPEALRRRLAELGYPGAFPRR, encoded by the coding sequence ATGAAGACGCTCACCGCCCTGCTGACGCTCTGTTTCGCAGCCCTGGCGTTCCAGCCCCGGGCACTGGCCCAGGACTGGCAGCTGCGCGACATTTGCGACCTGCGCAAGTCCCCGCCCGCCGGGCGTCCGGCCGGGTGCGCGCGTCTGGCCGCCGACGTGCTGGCCCTGCTGCCCGAGAAGGCCGGGCCGGGCAACCTGGCCCTGCTGGCCGACTTCTCCGACAACCTGGAGAAGGCCGGAGCGGGCTGGGACAACCCCTGCCGCGACCCCGGCCGCTGCCCGGACTTCGCCTATTCCATCCGCTACGCCATGGTGCCCCGCAAGGAGGTGACCATCCCCAAGGACAAGGTCTACACGGCCTACGTCTGCCGCGAGGGCTTCTCGGCCACCGGCCAGGACGACGGCGCGTGCCGGAGCAAGCTCGTGAAGGTGCTGCGCGAAATGATCGTGCGGGCGCGCAAGGAGGGGATGTTCCTGGCGCTGCTCAAGTGCGGGGCCTCCGAGGGCGAGGCCGTGCGACCCGACGGCGCGGGGGTGATGGGCTTCGAGCTCATGTACGCCTTCGTGCCCCTGCCGGGCATGATTTCCGGACCGCCCTCGGTCCCTTCCGCGGTCTCTCCGACGGACCCTGCCCTGGGCGCGCGCCAGCCCCTGAGCCAGATCGCAGCTTCCGCCGCCGCCCCGGCGCAGGAGGCCAGGAAGCCCGCCCCGCAGGGGGCGCAGCCGCCGGTTCCGGCCCAGGTTCCAACCCCTGCTCCCGCTCCCGCTCCGGCGCAGCCGCCTGTCTACCCGCCCGAGCTCCACGGGGCCGACGGCGAGGTGGTGTTCCAGGTGGCCGCGCTGCCCACCCTGGTGCAGGCCGAGGCCGTGGCCGACCGCCTGGCGAGCCAGGGCGTGGAAACCAGCTTCGAACAGGCCCAGGTGAACGGACGCGACGTCTACCGCGTGCTGGCGCGCTCCTCCGGCAGCCCCGAGGCCCTGCGCCGCAGGCTGGCCGAACTGGGCTACCCCGGGGCCTTCCCCAGGCGCTGA
- a CDS encoding pyridoxamine 5'-phosphate oxidase family protein, which translates to MRKSDREVLDPIVVEALLQRAEYVHLALRDGEETYSVPVSFGYRDRALYFHGAAEGRKARALRACDRVSFSAVVECELARQIKACAYSAHYKSVCGSGRATILTDPEEKAAALDVIMGHYEGPTGPYPPEMLKRTEVVRLDVEVLSGKANPPWQGGVELDDDECLGCEDADDALGAD; encoded by the coding sequence ATGCGCAAGAGCGATCGTGAAGTTCTCGATCCCATAGTTGTGGAGGCCCTTTTGCAGCGGGCCGAATACGTGCATCTCGCCCTGCGCGACGGGGAGGAGACCTACAGCGTCCCCGTGAGCTTCGGCTACCGGGACCGGGCCCTCTATTTCCACGGCGCGGCCGAGGGCCGCAAGGCGCGGGCCTTGCGCGCCTGCGACCGCGTGAGCTTCTCGGCCGTGGTGGAATGCGAGCTTGCCCGCCAGATCAAGGCCTGCGCCTACTCGGCGCACTACAAGTCGGTGTGCGGCTCGGGCCGGGCCACCATCCTCACGGACCCCGAGGAGAAGGCGGCGGCCCTGGACGTGATCATGGGCCATTACGAAGGCCCCACGGGCCCCTATCCCCCCGAGATGCTCAAGCGCACCGAGGTGGTGCGTTTGGACGTGGAGGTGCTGTCGGGCAAGGCCAATCCCCCCTGGCAAGGCGGCGTGGAGCTCGACGACGACGAGTGCCTGGGCTGCGAGGACGCGGACGACGCCCTGGGCGCGGACTGA
- a CDS encoding SpoIIE family protein phosphatase has translation MSVRARLFILLLLLSVAPVVLLRLNAQRARLELTDDLVRRSQHTLVTKAKAALLLMVEDHAEMWRREAQLLEQTLRLQALGVELALARGEGLEDAYGQALGGHESLIHGQVTVFEDGRVDVPEGAQRPPRGFDGRKAAWYRLAWERGRLVWFAPVIDPSSRRVGLTVAVPVRDASGRAVGVTALTAPLSVGETARSHAQAVSGSVKSFLVNIAHPESEARGLRVIGEADALEHGPPEAGHGMGRRMGMLGLAAPRWLSMDDPAELAAVLADLRAGKSGVRQAELDTRDVIWAYAPLRTEGYALVMTAPKRDVAAEARQAGEYIETRIENQFRETFFVALGLLLLATAASWLAARSVSRPLVDLARAAKRLGRGDFEARVEPSGGGEIEALGHAFNRMIPELKENTRLRDAMALAREVHDRFIPERLPDLPGLDLAGSSTACNEAGGDFYDVLPDAHGRPGTAAALLGDVSGHGVDAALLMATARAFLRQRALQPGGPARVVRDVNTLLFADTDGSGRFLTLFYLELDAKARRLRWVRAGHDPAILYRRRQDAFEDLGGPGIPLGVVGERLWPECERPWPEAGDILLVGSDGIWETCSPDGEMFGKERVREAIRLRREAPAAGIRDGLLADLAAFRGEAPAEDDVTLLVIKAAEGGEI, from the coding sequence GTGAGCGTCCGCGCCCGGCTGTTCATCCTGCTGCTTCTTCTCTCCGTGGCGCCCGTGGTGCTTCTGCGCCTGAACGCCCAGCGCGCCCGCCTGGAACTCACCGACGACCTGGTGCGCCGCTCCCAGCATACCCTGGTGACCAAGGCCAAGGCCGCGCTGCTGCTCATGGTGGAGGACCACGCCGAGATGTGGCGGCGCGAAGCCCAGCTCCTGGAGCAGACCCTTCGGCTCCAGGCCCTGGGCGTGGAGCTGGCCCTGGCTCGGGGCGAAGGTCTGGAGGACGCCTACGGCCAGGCCCTGGGCGGGCACGAGAGCCTGATCCACGGGCAGGTCACCGTGTTCGAGGACGGGCGCGTCGATGTGCCCGAGGGGGCGCAACGGCCGCCCCGGGGCTTCGACGGGCGCAAGGCCGCCTGGTACCGTCTGGCCTGGGAGCGCGGCCGCCTCGTCTGGTTCGCTCCGGTGATCGACCCTTCCAGCCGTCGTGTGGGGCTCACGGTGGCCGTGCCCGTGCGCGACGCCTCGGGCCGGGCGGTGGGGGTCACGGCGCTCACCGCGCCGCTCTCCGTGGGCGAGACGGCGCGCAGCCACGCCCAGGCCGTGTCCGGGAGCGTGAAGAGCTTCCTGGTGAACATCGCCCATCCCGAGTCCGAGGCCAGGGGGCTGCGGGTGATCGGCGAGGCCGACGCCCTGGAGCACGGCCCTCCCGAAGCAGGCCACGGCATGGGGCGGCGCATGGGCATGCTGGGCCTTGCGGCCCCGCGCTGGCTCTCCATGGACGACCCCGCCGAACTCGCGGCCGTGCTGGCCGACCTGCGCGCGGGGAAAAGCGGCGTGCGCCAGGCGGAGCTGGACACCCGCGACGTGATCTGGGCCTACGCCCCCCTGCGCACCGAGGGCTACGCCCTGGTGATGACCGCGCCCAAGCGCGACGTGGCCGCCGAGGCGCGCCAGGCGGGCGAATACATCGAGACGCGCATCGAGAACCAGTTCCGGGAGACCTTCTTCGTGGCCCTGGGTCTGCTTTTGCTGGCCACGGCGGCCTCCTGGCTGGCGGCGCGTTCGGTCTCGCGCCCCCTGGTGGACCTGGCGCGCGCGGCCAAACGCCTGGGCCGGGGCGACTTCGAGGCCCGCGTGGAGCCCTCGGGCGGCGGAGAGATCGAGGCCCTGGGCCACGCCTTCAACCGCATGATCCCCGAACTCAAGGAGAACACCCGCCTGCGCGACGCCATGGCACTGGCCCGCGAGGTGCACGACCGCTTCATCCCCGAGCGTCTGCCCGACCTGCCGGGCCTGGACCTGGCCGGCTCCAGCACGGCCTGCAACGAGGCCGGCGGCGACTTCTACGACGTGCTCCCCGACGCCCACGGCCGCCCCGGCACGGCCGCGGCCCTGCTGGGCGACGTGTCCGGCCACGGCGTGGACGCGGCCCTGCTCATGGCCACGGCCCGGGCCTTCCTGCGCCAGCGCGCCCTCCAGCCCGGCGGCCCGGCCCGGGTGGTGCGGGACGTGAACACCCTGCTGTTCGCCGACACCGACGGCTCCGGGCGCTTCCTCACGCTCTTCTACCTGGAACTGGACGCCAAGGCCCGCCGTCTGCGCTGGGTGCGCGCCGGGCACGACCCGGCCATCCTCTACCGCCGCCGCCAGGACGCCTTCGAGGACCTGGGCGGCCCCGGCATTCCCCTGGGCGTGGTGGGCGAACGCCTCTGGCCGGAGTGCGAGCGCCCCTGGCCCGAGGCGGGCGACATCCTCCTGGTGGGGTCCGACGGCATCTGGGAGACCTGCTCGCCGGATGGGGAAATGTTCGGCAAGGAGCGCGTGCGCGAGGCGATCCGCCTGCGCCGCGAGGCCCCGGCCGCCGGGATCCGCGACGGCCTGCTGGCCGATCTGGCGGCTTTCCGGGGCGAAGCCCCGGCCGAGGACGACGTGACGCTGCTCGTGATCAAGGCTGCTGAAGGAGGAGAGATATGA
- a CDS encoding ATP-dependent helicase, with the protein MPIDFAARLNPAQLEAVTATEGPVLVIAGAGSGKTRTLVYRLARLVSQGVEPSSILLLTFTRKAAAEMLARAERLLGMALGGVQGGTFHAFSFATLRRNPEASGHAGSLTIMDRGDAEEALSHVIAELGAGKGDKSFPKKGFVLELISKSRNKELPIPEILSRESYQLLPHAAALEEIARGFERYKRGHGLLDYDDMLFTLEQALTRDAALLERLRERHRYLMVDEYQDTNLVQARLVKLLAGERGNVMAVGDDAQSIYAFRGANVENILSFPRIYPGTRVVRLEQNYRSTQPILDLTNAVLRQAKDRFDKNLFSERLAGPKPEVVKAYSDQTQAQLAVRRIRELRREHLPCEIAVLFRAGYQSYALELALNKEGVPFQKYGGLRFSEAAHVKDAVAFLRVVHNPRDVVAWKRVLVLVDKVGEKTALKIAASAREGDFQALDAQRRKNPGLDALFSFLEELRADPGGPASLLERAVVFYTPTLTRLHPEDYPRRLAGLEQLSQIAASYAHLEAFLADLALENPEEERKGVREDAVVLSTVHSAKGLEWPAVLILDLVDERFPSRHALARPEDLEEERRLLYVACTRAKDSLTLYVPGTVYNRAGGGSQPAMPSLFVRELPRECFTELRETFSGGLTPALQAQAAAEPRPSWDAPSSGGSRFASRGVAARQPLAADPDDPRAEPGGSPFASASDACGTGAMSYCSHRIFGRGKVVAVLDGGKCRVNFPGFGLKVILREYLEMEP; encoded by the coding sequence ATGCCCATCGACTTCGCCGCACGGCTCAATCCCGCCCAGCTGGAGGCCGTCACCGCCACCGAAGGCCCCGTGCTGGTCATCGCCGGGGCGGGCTCAGGCAAGACGCGCACCCTGGTCTACCGCCTGGCCCGGCTGGTGAGCCAGGGCGTGGAGCCCTCGTCGATCCTTCTGCTCACCTTCACCCGCAAGGCCGCCGCCGAGATGCTCGCCCGGGCCGAGCGCCTGCTGGGCATGGCCCTGGGCGGCGTGCAGGGCGGAACGTTCCACGCCTTCTCCTTCGCCACCCTGCGCCGCAACCCCGAGGCCTCGGGCCATGCCGGAAGCCTGACCATCATGGACCGGGGCGACGCCGAGGAGGCCCTGAGCCACGTGATCGCGGAGCTGGGCGCGGGCAAGGGCGACAAGAGCTTCCCCAAGAAGGGCTTCGTCCTGGAGCTCATCAGCAAGAGCCGCAACAAGGAGCTGCCCATCCCGGAGATCCTCTCGCGCGAGTCCTACCAGCTCCTGCCCCACGCCGCCGCCCTGGAGGAGATCGCCCGCGGCTTCGAGCGCTACAAGCGGGGCCACGGGCTGCTGGACTACGACGACATGCTCTTCACCCTGGAGCAGGCCCTCACCCGCGACGCCGCCCTCCTGGAGCGCCTGCGCGAGCGCCACCGCTACCTCATGGTGGACGAATACCAGGACACCAACCTCGTGCAGGCCCGCCTCGTGAAGCTCCTGGCCGGGGAGCGCGGCAACGTGATGGCCGTGGGCGACGACGCCCAGTCCATCTACGCCTTCCGGGGGGCCAACGTGGAGAACATCCTCTCCTTCCCGCGCATCTACCCCGGCACGCGCGTGGTGCGCCTGGAGCAGAACTACCGCTCCACCCAGCCCATCCTGGACCTCACCAACGCCGTGTTGCGCCAGGCCAAGGACCGCTTCGACAAGAACCTCTTCTCCGAACGCCTGGCCGGCCCCAAGCCCGAGGTGGTCAAGGCCTATTCCGACCAGACCCAGGCCCAGCTGGCCGTGCGCCGCATCCGGGAACTCCGGCGCGAGCACCTGCCCTGCGAGATCGCCGTGCTCTTCCGGGCGGGGTACCAGTCCTACGCGCTGGAGCTGGCCCTGAACAAGGAGGGCGTCCCCTTCCAGAAGTACGGGGGCCTGCGCTTCTCGGAGGCGGCCCACGTGAAGGACGCCGTGGCCTTCCTGCGCGTGGTGCACAACCCCCGCGACGTGGTGGCCTGGAAGCGCGTGCTCGTGCTGGTGGACAAGGTGGGCGAGAAGACGGCACTCAAGATCGCCGCGTCCGCGCGCGAGGGCGACTTCCAGGCCCTGGACGCCCAACGCCGCAAGAACCCGGGGCTCGACGCCCTGTTCTCCTTCCTGGAGGAGCTGCGCGCCGATCCCGGCGGCCCGGCCTCGCTCCTGGAGCGGGCCGTGGTCTTCTACACGCCCACGCTCACCAGGCTCCATCCCGAGGACTATCCCCGCCGCCTGGCCGGGCTCGAACAGCTCTCCCAGATCGCGGCATCCTACGCCCACCTGGAAGCCTTCCTGGCCGACCTGGCCCTGGAGAACCCCGAGGAGGAGCGCAAAGGCGTGCGCGAGGACGCCGTGGTGCTCTCCACCGTGCACTCGGCCAAGGGCCTGGAGTGGCCCGCCGTGCTCATCCTGGACCTGGTGGACGAGCGCTTCCCCTCGCGCCACGCCCTGGCCCGGCCGGAAGACCTGGAGGAGGAGCGCCGCCTGCTCTACGTGGCCTGCACCCGCGCCAAGGATTCGCTCACCCTCTACGTGCCCGGCACGGTCTACAACCGCGCGGGCGGGGGCTCGCAGCCCGCCATGCCCAGCCTCTTCGTGCGCGAGCTGCCCCGCGAGTGCTTCACCGAGCTGCGCGAGACGTTTTCCGGCGGCCTCACGCCCGCCCTCCAGGCCCAGGCGGCAGCCGAGCCCAGGCCCTCCTGGGACGCGCCTTCCTCGGGCGGCTCGCGGTTTGCCTCGCGGGGCGTCGCCGCGCGCCAGCCCCTCGCGGCCGACCCCGACGATCCGCGCGCCGAGCCGGGGGGCTCGCCCTTCGCCAGCGCCTCGGACGCGTGCGGCACGGGCGCCATGAGCTACTGCAGCCACCGCATCTTCGGCCGGGGCAAGGTTGTGGCCGTGCTGGACGGCGGCAAATGCCGGGTGAACTTCCCCGGATTCGGCCTGAAGGTGATCCTGCGGGAATACCTGGAGATGGAGCCGTGA
- a CDS encoding ABC transporter ATP-binding protein produces the protein MPQIRLESVSRHWGQVRAVDDVSFVAPEGSLMVLLGPSGCGKSTTLRLIAGLETVSSGRIFIADKDVTGLSPSERRLAMVFQSYALFPHLNVRENILFGLKVRKVPRDEQARRLDRAVGILGLGELLDRKPAALSGGQQQRVALGRALVAETPVCLMDEPLSNLDAKLRQEMRREIRALQLSLGMTMVYVTHDQTEAMSMADRIILMQGGGIVQNGTPEELYTTPASLFAASFIGTPPMNLVRLASGPDGIGVRGASGAAAPGAPHPDCFLGIRPEHLEISAEGNWSASVLSVEYLGVNSVVSCRVGDQTVCSAVEGMSRLGPGQEVRLRFDESRAHYFHADTGLRIGGRDPRGTR, from the coding sequence TTGCCGCAGATACGGCTTGAGAGCGTTTCGCGTCATTGGGGTCAGGTTCGCGCCGTCGACGACGTGAGCTTCGTGGCGCCCGAAGGGAGCCTGATGGTGCTGCTCGGACCGTCAGGGTGCGGCAAGTCCACCACCCTGCGCCTCATCGCCGGGCTGGAGACGGTCAGTTCCGGCAGGATCTTCATCGCGGACAAGGACGTGACCGGCCTCTCCCCCTCGGAGCGGCGTCTGGCGATGGTTTTCCAGTCCTATGCCTTGTTTCCGCACCTGAACGTGCGCGAGAACATCCTTTTCGGCCTCAAGGTGCGCAAGGTTCCGCGGGACGAGCAGGCCCGCAGGCTCGACCGCGCCGTGGGGATCCTGGGCCTGGGGGAACTCCTGGACCGCAAGCCCGCCGCGCTCTCGGGCGGGCAACAGCAGCGCGTCGCCCTGGGGCGAGCCCTGGTGGCCGAGACCCCGGTCTGCCTCATGGACGAACCGCTCTCCAACCTGGACGCCAAACTGCGCCAGGAGATGCGCCGTGAAATCCGCGCCCTGCAACTCTCCCTGGGCATGACCATGGTCTACGTCACCCACGACCAGACCGAAGCCATGAGCATGGCCGACCGCATCATCCTCATGCAGGGCGGGGGCATCGTGCAGAACGGCACCCCCGAGGAACTCTACACCACCCCTGCCAGCCTCTTCGCGGCCAGTTTCATCGGCACGCCGCCCATGAATCTGGTCCGGCTGGCTTCGGGCCCGGACGGCATCGGCGTGCGGGGGGCCTCCGGCGCCGCCGCGCCCGGAGCGCCCCACCCGGACTGTTTTCTAGGCATCCGGCCGGAACACCTGGAAATCTCTGCCGAAGGGAACTGGTCGGCCAGCGTGCTCTCCGTGGAATACCTCGGCGTCAACTCGGTGGTGTCCTGCCGCGTGGGGGACCAGACGGTTTGCTCGGCCGTGGAGGGCATGTCTCGTCT
- the rlmD gene encoding 23S rRNA (uracil(1939)-C(5))-methyltransferase RlmD: MAQLLELSIERPAFGGAGLARLEGRVAFVEGGLPGSRVLARVVKDDPRCLRAVAEQVLEPSPHAVEPFCPHYGPCGGCSWQDAAYEAQLDWKRQIVAEQLERLAGLTPPVDETVPSPLTRGYRNKMEFAFGPGPTLGLRGRFDPSRIVEVCACGLMPAPAMALVAAVRAMAAKTQLPPYFGRTGTGTWRHLVLRASETTGRWLAQIIVGPKAPFKRLRPLCEALMRDCPDLDGLVLGVRADRADIAQAEHRAFTLGNDFLEESLDGLALRVGIDSFFQTNTRAAALLYARAAEAAALAPGETAWDLCCGAGGLSLFLARTAGRVTGFEISQAAVEDAQANAAANGLTNCFFQAGDVKLVLARRKDIPHAAVLDPPRAGLDPKALQALAQARPPRVVYVSCNPSTLARDLGRLAPAYRVERVTPVDLFPHTPHIECVARLTRAD; the protein is encoded by the coding sequence ATGGCGCAACTTCTGGAACTTTCCATCGAACGTCCGGCCTTCGGCGGCGCGGGCCTGGCCCGCCTGGAGGGCCGCGTGGCCTTCGTGGAGGGCGGGCTTCCCGGTTCGCGGGTGCTGGCCCGCGTGGTCAAGGACGATCCCCGCTGCCTCCGTGCCGTGGCCGAACAGGTGCTTGAGCCCTCGCCCCACGCCGTGGAGCCCTTCTGCCCCCATTACGGCCCCTGCGGCGGCTGCTCCTGGCAGGACGCGGCCTACGAGGCCCAGCTGGACTGGAAGCGCCAGATCGTGGCCGAACAGCTGGAACGCCTGGCCGGGCTCACCCCCCCCGTGGACGAGACCGTGCCCTCGCCGCTCACGCGGGGCTACCGCAACAAGATGGAGTTCGCCTTCGGCCCCGGCCCCACGTTGGGCCTGCGCGGCCGCTTCGACCCCTCGCGCATCGTGGAGGTCTGCGCGTGCGGGCTCATGCCGGCGCCCGCCATGGCCCTGGTGGCGGCCGTGCGCGCCATGGCCGCCAAGACCCAGCTGCCGCCCTACTTCGGGCGCACGGGCACGGGGACTTGGCGGCATCTGGTGTTGCGCGCGAGCGAAACCACGGGGCGCTGGCTGGCCCAGATCATCGTGGGCCCCAAAGCGCCCTTCAAGCGGCTGCGCCCCCTCTGCGAGGCCCTCATGCGCGACTGCCCGGACCTGGACGGGCTGGTGCTGGGCGTGCGCGCCGACCGGGCCGACATCGCCCAGGCCGAGCACCGGGCCTTCACCCTGGGCAACGACTTCCTTGAGGAGTCCCTGGACGGCTTAGCCCTGCGCGTGGGCATCGATTCCTTCTTCCAGACCAACACCCGTGCCGCCGCCCTGCTCTACGCCCGGGCCGCCGAGGCCGCCGCCCTCGCGCCCGGCGAGACCGCCTGGGACCTCTGCTGCGGCGCGGGGGGCCTGAGCCTCTTCCTGGCGCGCACGGCCGGGCGCGTGACGGGCTTCGAGATCTCCCAGGCCGCCGTTGAGGACGCCCAGGCCAACGCAGCCGCCAACGGCCTGACCAACTGCTTCTTCCAGGCCGGGGACGTGAAGCTCGTGCTGGCTCGGCGCAAGGACATCCCCCACGCGGCCGTGCTGGACCCGCCCCGCGCGGGGCTGGACCCCAAGGCCCTCCAGGCCCTGGCCCAGGCCAGGCCGCCCCGGGTGGTCTACGTCTCCTGCAACCCCTCCACCCTGGCCCGGGACCTGGGCCGCCTGGCCCCGGCCTACCGCGTGGAGCGCGTGACCCCCGTGGACCTCTTCCCGCACACCCCGCACATCGAGTGCGTGGCGCGCCTCACGCGCGCGGACTGA